One Rissa tridactyla isolate bRisTri1 chromosome 1, bRisTri1.patW.cur.20221130, whole genome shotgun sequence DNA segment encodes these proteins:
- the PDCL3 gene encoding phosducin-like protein 3 — MQDPNKDTEWNDILRKKGILPPKENLEELERAKEEEQFAILQKSLVKTYEDMTLEELEENEDEFNEEDEKAIEMYRQQRLAEMKAAQMKNKFGEVLEISGKDYVQEVTKAGKGIWVVLHLYKQGIPLCALINQHMSGLARKFRDVKFIKAISTTCIPNYPDKNLPTIFVYLEGDIKAQFIGPLVFGGMNLTRDELEWKISESGAIKTDLEENPRKQIQDQLMSSIRACVPARGESDSEDD, encoded by the exons ATGCAG GACCCAAATAAAGACACGGAGTGGAATGACATCCTTCGCAAGAAAGGGATCCTTCCTCCAAAGGAAAACCTGGAGGAACTGGAACGTGCAAAGGAAGAGGAGCAGTTTGCCATCCTTCAGAAGTCTCTTG TGAAAACTTATGAGGACATGACTCTGGAAGAGCTAGAAGAGAACGAAGATGAATTTAATGAGGAAGATGAGAAAGCTATTGAAATGTACAG GCAGCAAAGGTtagcagaaatgaaagcagctCAAATGAAGAATAAATTTGGGGAAGTCTTGGAGATTTCGGGAAAAGATTACGTTCAAGAGGTTACGAAAGCTGGAAAAGGTATATGGGTAGTCCTGCACCTCTACAAACAAGG AATTCCACTCTGTGCCTTAATTAATCAACATATGAGCGGGCTTGCAAGGAAGTTCAGAGATGTAAAATTCATCAAGGCTATCTCTACGACCTGCATTCCCAACTACCCTGATAAGAACCTGCCTACGATATTTGTCTACCTGGAGGGAGACATCAAAGCTCAGTTCATTGGGCCTTTGGTGTTCGGTGGCATGAACCTGACAAGGGACG AATTGGAGTGGAAGATTTCAGAATCGGGCGCCATCAAGACAGACCTCGAGGAGAACCCCAGGAAGCAGATCCAGGACCAGCTCATGTCCTCAATCAGGGCGTGTGTCCCAGCCAGGGGGGAGAGTGACTCAGAGGATGACTAA
- the LOC128904201 gene encoding histone H2A-beta, sperm-like — MSGHGKKHPVAGKPGTALKKTKSARAGLQFPVGRVHRLLRMGNYADRISPGAAIYLAAVLEYLSAEMLELAGNAAQENKKTRILPRHIQLAVRNDDELNKLFSCVTIAQGGVLPNILSHLLPKKTVRHAAPSQQQHGSQ, encoded by the coding sequence ATGTCTGGACATGGAAAGAAACACCCAGTGGCTGGTAAACCTGGAACTGCACTGAAGAAAAccaaatcagccagggctggtctGCAGTTCCCTGTGGGTCGTGTCCACAGGCTCCTTAGAATGGGGAACTACGCTGACAGGATCAGCCCTGGTGCCGCCATCTACCTGGCTGCGGTGCTGGAGTACCTGAGTGCGGAGATGCTGGAGCTGGCGGGGAACGCTgcacaagaaaacaagaaaaccaggATCCTGCCCAGGCACATCCAGCTGGCTGTGAGAAATGATGATGAGCTGAACAAGCTCTTCTCCTGTGTGACCATTGCTCAAGGAGGGGTGTTACCAAATATCCTTTCCCATCTCCTTCCCAAGAAAACCGTCAGACATGCTGCTCCTTCTCAGCAACAACATGGTAGCCAGTGA